The DNA region TCTACCGGAGCGTGGCGTTCTACCGCCACACCTTCGACGCGATAAAGTTCGACGTGGACAGCGTGCGAAGCGTCCGCGAAATCCGGCGTCTCCCCTTCACGACGCGGGAAGACTTGAAGAAGAGCTACCCCTACGACATGTTCGCCGTTCCCCTGAAAGACATCGTACGCGTGCATTCGTCGTCCGGCACGACCGGGCAATCCGTCGTCGTGGGTTACACGAAGAACGATATCGCGCACTGGGCGCAGGTCACGGCGCGCGCGCTTGCCGCGGCCGGGATCAACGAGCACGACTTCGTGCAGATCGCGTTCGACTACAGCCTGTTCACCGGGGGCTTCGGCTTTCATTACGGGGCCGAGCGCATCGGCGCATCGGTGATACCGTCGTCGGCGCACGGCAACATCGCAAAGCAGATACGCGTCATGAAGGACTACAAGACCTCGGCGCTCCTGTGCACGCCGAGTTATGCCATGGAGATCGCCTATAAGATGAAGGAGATGGGCATACACCCGGAGACCCTCAAGCTCCGCTGCGGGCTTTTCGGCGCCGAGCCCTGGGGCGCGGCGCTCAGGGCGCGCCTCGAGGAGATGCTCCACATAGACGCCTTCGACGTGTACGGGCTTTCGGAGATCATGGGGCCCGGCGTGTCGAGCGAGTGCGTCCATAAAAACGGGCTGCATGTGAACGAGGACCATTTCATCGTCGAGGTGATCGATCCGGCGACCTGCGAGCCGTTGCCCGCGGGCGCGCAAGGCGAGCTTGTGTTCACGACGATCACCAAGGAGGGCTTCCCGCTCATCCGCTACCGCACCGGCGATCGCGCCTCGCTCATGGAAGGGACGTGCCCCTGCGGGCGCACCCTCGTGCGGATGAGCCGCGTCGCGGGACGCACCGACGACCTCATCATCTACAAGGGGCTCAAGGTCTACCCCGTGCAGATCGAGGAGGCGCTCCTCAAGGCCGAGAACGTGAAGCCGCGCTACATGGTCTACCTCGACCAGGAGGACGGAATCGACGCCATGGAGATACGGATCGAGGTGTCCGATGCGCTCTTCAACGACGAGTTGAAGAACCTGCTCGCCGTAAAGAACAAGGTGGCGCGGATACTCGAGGAGGACCTGGAGCTCGTCGCGAAGATCACGCTCGTCGAGCCTGGTTCCCTGAAAGGTGATGACGGCGGGAAGTCGCGCGTTGTTGACCGGCGTGCCTGAGGGGCGCGCCACGAAGCTCGCCTGCTCGAAATAAAATGCGGCCGAGAGCGTTGCACCCACCTCACCCCCGGCCCCTCTCCCATGGGAGAGGGGTGACGTGGTGAGAGCGTTAATTCTTAAGAAAAGGCTTTCTTGAATAGAAAAAGCATCTTGCACCAACAATGAGCAAAGCCTTTGATTCAACAAATATACAACGTAGCAGCAACTCCGCTGAAAGCAGTTCTCGTGACATTGTTGAACGAGAAATAAGACACTTGAACGCCGCGCCAGCGGCAAACCAATTTAGCCCGCTTGTTTGAGGCGAGTCCGGCGATAGCCGGCGAGCGCGAGTTCGGGCGCTAAGCCCCTCCGGCGCTTGAGGAGCGGGGCGAGGAGGAGCGCGAGGAGGAGAGGGTGCGAAACCCTTTCCTCCTCGCGAAAGCATCCCCTGCCAGGGGGCAAAAGAAAAATGCCCTTAGGCCTCGTACCCAGCGCGTGAGTGACCCGAAGGGATACGCTTGTCATTAAGCGGGATCCGCAGAAGGCAACCTGTACGTCGCCGATTACGGGACCGGCGCGGTATACGATATCACCGCGCGCCAGGTCCCTTGACGCGCATCATTGACTATTCGCCGATTCATGTGTATTTTAATCGACTATACTAAAGGGGAGGTCGTATCGATGAAGGCGGCACAATTGACAAAATTCGGCGACAGCGACGCTATCGCTATAAATTCCATACAGAAGCCGGGCGTATCGGACGGCAAGGTGCTCATCGAGGTGCACGCTGCCGGGGTGAACCCTGTCGACTGGAAGATCAGGTCCGGTATGATGAAGATTCCGCTTCCTGCAACCCTGGGCGGGGATTTTTCCGGAG from Spirochaetota bacterium includes:
- a CDS encoding phenylacetate--CoA ligase family protein; protein product: MYNPEFESMPRDEIEQLQTERLQTTLNRVYRSVAFYRHTFDAIKFDVDSVRSVREIRRLPFTTREDLKKSYPYDMFAVPLKDIVRVHSSSGTTGQSVVVGYTKNDIAHWAQVTARALAAAGINEHDFVQIAFDYSLFTGGFGFHYGAERIGASVIPSSAHGNIAKQIRVMKDYKTSALLCTPSYAMEIAYKMKEMGIHPETLKLRCGLFGAEPWGAALRARLEEMLHIDAFDVYGLSEIMGPGVSSECVHKNGLHVNEDHFIVEVIDPATCEPLPAGAQGELVFTTITKEGFPLIRYRTGDRASLMEGTCPCGRTLVRMSRVAGRTDDLIIYKGLKVYPVQIEEALLKAENVKPRYMVYLDQEDGIDAMEIRIEVSDALFNDELKNLLAVKNKVARILEEDLELVAKITLVEPGSLKGDDGGKSRVVDRRA